The following nucleotide sequence is from Malania oleifera isolate guangnan ecotype guangnan chromosome 4, ASM2987363v1, whole genome shotgun sequence.
GCTTGAAGATATGCCTGAAGAACACTAATTTTGATGTATCTGATGCAGTTTGTTAAGGTTAAAGGATTGCTCataagttttatgttttctgGCTGATTATTTCAAATATTATACTTGAATTTCTGAGAGACAGGCTGTTTGGTGTTTAGTTGGCCAGATAAAACTTGAAAGTGGAAGCATAGGATTGGTGCATGGGCAGGAATTCCTGGAGATTTTTTATGCCCTTGCTTGGTTCCAATGCAGCAGCAGTAAAATTCTGGTCCTGTTGTATTGATATTATGCAGTTGGTTCCTTTGTCCCAATAGCAACACAATCTGAACCATTCTTCCCTTTTTCTGCACATAAATCGGCATAAGAAATCTTTTAAAACCATGATGGAAGGGGCAGGCCTCCAAGATTCTTTTGATATGGGAAATTAAAAATGAGCATGCTGTTCAATCTGtgattttagtatttctaagctTTATTATTTAGGATTTGCATATAAGAATTGTCTGCACAGCCATTTTCTAGGAATGTGCATCCCAGCAATGGAAAGCAGAGATTGAAGCTGTTTCTTGTCATCTTGAAAAAATGTAGGATTGCTTTTACAAAGTACCATGTTTAGTTTGTGTTGCAAACGAGTAGGATGGTTTTGCAATTCCTCATGAAAAAACAGTAACTTTTCCTGGCTGTACTTTAACAAAGCAGAGTGGCCTAACTTTGTGATACAGCAGGAAGTTTGCTGAGTGGCTTATAACATGATTGATAGATTGACTCTTGATCGTATGAGTTGGAGTATTCATTTGCTATTTGTATCTGTTAGAGATTGGGGAaagcttgctctctctctctctctctctaacatacatacatacacataaatCTGCAACACGAAGGTTCCTTGACATGTTGAATACAAATgttcttttctaattttttttttctctatttctaTTGTTTGACATGAGAGCAATGCTCTAATTTCGGGATTAAAAAACATTGATggaattctttttattttttattttttaggggtACTGTTTTTGAGGTTGTGACTTTTATTAATGTTGTAGTGGAACTTTGTATTGTAGGGCTTGCGATCTAGTCGGAGCCATTCCACCCTTTTGAGAGCTGAATTGAATGAGGTAAGGTTTTTCTCGTGGTTTTCTTTCAAAGAATTGTTTTCGAACTTTCATCCCCTCGTGGACAAGTTTTTGGAGTCGTCTCTTGGCTTCAAGGTTGCCGTTGATGGATCCTCAAGTTCTGCAGCTGATCCTGCTAAATCAGAAGTGTCACAACTTCAAGCAAAAGATGGTAAGCCCTCAAATGTGCCAATTCCTGCAGCTTCGGCATCAGAAGAGTCAATCGCTGAGTTTTTTACTCAAGTTGCAGGCCTTGTCAAGTATGCATGCTCAATCTGACTGTTCTGTGAATGCCCATTTGATTCATTCCAAAAGAAGGTTGGGGCAAATTATACTTCTGTCTCTTGCAGGCTTGTTGATTCAAAAGATATTGTGGAGCTGCAAATGAAACAACTCGATTGTGAACTATTGATCCGCAAAAAGGAAGCCTTGCCTCAACCACTTTCTCCTGCTCCAGGTTTTATGCATGCGCCCCAACCAGCAGAATTGCCACCAGCTTTCCAAATGGCACCAGCTGCTGCTGCCCGAGCAAGTTCTGCCCAAGCTTCTTCAGCCCCAACCTCGGTAGCTTCTTCTACTCCTCCTGTAAAGTCAGTCAAGTCCTCACTTCCACCTCTTAAATGCCCCATGGCCGGGACATTCTATCGCAGTCCAGCACCTGGTGAACCTCCATTTGTGAAGGTGATTTTTTTTCT
It contains:
- the LOC131152973 gene encoding biotin carboxyl carrier protein of acetyl-CoA carboxylase, chloroplastic; this translates as MSFSSMASSLATAAYASATASLTKPSPFGLQGHHHDSFSRLSFPLSPKPKLRFGSKGLRSSRSHSTLLRAELNEVAVDGSSSSAADPAKSEVSQLQAKDGKPSNVPIPAASASEESIAEFFTQVAGLVKLVDSKDIVELQMKQLDCELLIRKKEALPQPLSPAPGFMHAPQPAELPPAFQMAPAAAARASSAQASSAPTSVASSTPPVKSVKSSLPPLKCPMAGTFYRSPAPGEPPFVKVGDKVQKGQVMCIVEAMKLMNEIEADKSGTVVEILAEDGKSVSIDTPLFVIQP